The following are from one region of the Magallana gigas chromosome 4, xbMagGiga1.1, whole genome shotgun sequence genome:
- the LOC117683032 gene encoding uncharacterized protein isoform X1: MEIHVVKAFCLLLHFLINESHGCTPVLNYPNCCVAITTLANNSNGNTEQDKLLLSSICEATITSDRSKSNSGTDESKKEKKRVTFFVIIVGAVLGGAVFGSVITMIVFLCFRRVFLFPKISNSDCKPRSDENLQESLPPVDETVYNEINDQAVIRIQPMRRPESAHVFPREETYSHLHELDKEDMNESYDHARPVRSACVREDGYRVLPRVGNNNREVQTTATDDVPSKMQNDNYFIIEPQ, translated from the exons atggaaatacatgtag tcaagGCTTTTTGTTTGCTCCTTCATTTCCTAATCAACGAAAGTCATGGATGTACACCGGTTCTCAATTATC CTAATTGCTGTGTTGCAATTACAACCCTTGCCAACAATAGCAATGGAAACACTGAACAAGATAAACTTTTGCTTTCAAGTATATGTGAAG CCACAATCACATCGGACAGAAGCAAATCCAATAGTGGAACAGATGAatcgaaaaaagaaaagaaaagag ttactttttttgtaattatCGTTGGAGCAGTACTTGGGGGAGCAGTGTTTGGATCAGTTATAACGATGATTGTGTTTCTCTGCTTCCGTCGCGTATTTCTTTTCCCCAAAATCAG CAATTCGGATTGCAAACCTCGAAGTGATGAAAACCTTCAAGAGAGTTTACCACCAGTTGATGAAACTGTCTACAATGAAATCAACGACCAAGCA GTCATCAGAATTCAACCAATGCGACGTCCAGAGAGTGCACATGTATTCCCAAGAGAAGAAACGTACAGCCATTTGCATGAATTGGACAAGGAGGATATGAATGAATCCTATGATCACGCAAGACCGGTGCGATCTGCCTGTGTCAGAGAGGACGGATATAGAGTCTTGCCAAGAGTTGGTAACAACAACAGAGAAGTCCAGACAACTGCTACCGATGATGTGCCTAGTAAAATGCAGAACGACAATTACTTTATCATTGAACCGCAGTGA
- the LOC117683032 gene encoding uncharacterized protein isoform X2 produces MEIHVVKAFCLLLHFLINESHGCTPVLNYPTITSDRSKSNSGTDESKKEKKRVTFFVIIVGAVLGGAVFGSVITMIVFLCFRRVFLFPKISNSDCKPRSDENLQESLPPVDETVYNEINDQAVIRIQPMRRPESAHVFPREETYSHLHELDKEDMNESYDHARPVRSACVREDGYRVLPRVGNNNREVQTTATDDVPSKMQNDNYFIIEPQ; encoded by the exons atggaaatacatgtag tcaagGCTTTTTGTTTGCTCCTTCATTTCCTAATCAACGAAAGTCATGGATGTACACCGGTTCTCAATTATC CCACAATCACATCGGACAGAAGCAAATCCAATAGTGGAACAGATGAatcgaaaaaagaaaagaaaagag ttactttttttgtaattatCGTTGGAGCAGTACTTGGGGGAGCAGTGTTTGGATCAGTTATAACGATGATTGTGTTTCTCTGCTTCCGTCGCGTATTTCTTTTCCCCAAAATCAG CAATTCGGATTGCAAACCTCGAAGTGATGAAAACCTTCAAGAGAGTTTACCACCAGTTGATGAAACTGTCTACAATGAAATCAACGACCAAGCA GTCATCAGAATTCAACCAATGCGACGTCCAGAGAGTGCACATGTATTCCCAAGAGAAGAAACGTACAGCCATTTGCATGAATTGGACAAGGAGGATATGAATGAATCCTATGATCACGCAAGACCGGTGCGATCTGCCTGTGTCAGAGAGGACGGATATAGAGTCTTGCCAAGAGTTGGTAACAACAACAGAGAAGTCCAGACAACTGCTACCGATGATGTGCCTAGTAAAATGCAGAACGACAATTACTTTATCATTGAACCGCAGTGA